From a single Bacillus gobiensis genomic region:
- the gndA gene encoding NADP-dependent phosphogluconate dehydrogenase: MPKQQIGVVGLAVMGKNLALNIESRGFSISVYNRSSEKTEEFLKEADGKQVVGTYSIEEFVQSLETPRKILLMVKAGTPTDATIQSLLPHLEKGDILIDGGNTYYKDTQRRNKDLAESGIHFIGTGVSGGEEGALKGPSIMPGGQKEAHELVEPILEAISAKVNGEACTTYIGPDGAGHYVKMVHNGIEYGDMQLISESYFILKNLLGLSADELHKVFSEWNKGELDSYLIEITADIFTKIDEETNQPLVDVILDKAGQKGTGKWTSQSALDLGVPLPIITESVFARFISSMKDERVKASEILSGPTAEVNIENKEEIIEDVRKALFMSKICSYAQGFAQMKAASEEYNWDLKYGEIAMIFRGGCIIRAAFLQQIKEAYDRNPELDNLLLDTYFKEIVEKYQGSLRNVLSLAVAQGIPVPSFSSALAYYDSYRTATLPANLIQAQRDYFGAHTYERVDKEGIFHTEWMK; encoded by the coding sequence ATGCCAAAGCAGCAAATAGGAGTTGTAGGACTGGCAGTAATGGGAAAAAACCTCGCCTTGAATATTGAAAGCCGGGGATTTTCTATCTCTGTTTACAACAGATCTAGTGAAAAAACAGAGGAATTTCTCAAAGAAGCGGATGGTAAGCAGGTTGTTGGTACATACAGCATTGAGGAGTTTGTTCAATCACTTGAAACGCCTCGGAAAATCCTTCTTATGGTAAAAGCAGGAACACCAACTGATGCCACGATTCAATCATTGCTTCCTCATTTAGAAAAAGGAGACATCCTTATCGATGGCGGCAATACATATTATAAAGATACGCAAAGAAGAAACAAAGACCTTGCTGAAAGCGGAATCCATTTTATCGGAACCGGGGTATCCGGCGGTGAAGAAGGAGCTTTAAAAGGGCCTTCCATCATGCCTGGGGGCCAAAAAGAAGCTCACGAGCTTGTCGAACCGATTCTTGAAGCTATCTCTGCAAAAGTAAATGGTGAGGCATGTACAACTTATATCGGCCCAGATGGCGCGGGGCACTATGTAAAAATGGTTCATAACGGAATCGAATACGGAGATATGCAATTAATTTCCGAGTCTTATTTTATTCTGAAAAACCTTCTTGGTTTATCGGCTGATGAGCTTCACAAAGTCTTTTCCGAATGGAATAAAGGTGAGCTTGACAGCTATCTGATTGAAATTACAGCAGATATTTTTACAAAGATAGACGAAGAAACGAACCAGCCGCTTGTTGATGTGATTTTGGATAAAGCCGGCCAAAAAGGAACAGGCAAATGGACGAGCCAAAGCGCGCTTGATTTAGGTGTGCCGCTCCCGATTATCACAGAATCAGTTTTCGCTAGGTTTATCTCTTCAATGAAAGATGAGCGCGTGAAAGCATCTGAGATCCTTTCCGGCCCAACAGCCGAAGTAAACATTGAAAATAAAGAGGAAATCATTGAGGACGTTAGAAAAGCGTTGTTCATGAGTAAAATCTGCTCATACGCACAAGGATTTGCTCAAATGAAAGCAGCATCTGAAGAATACAATTGGGATTTAAAATATGGAGAAATTGCGATGATATTCAGAGGCGGATGTATCATCCGTGCCGCATTCCTTCAGCAAATTAAGGAAGCTTATGATCGCAATCCTGAGCTTGATAATCTCCTTTTAGATACTTATTTCAAAGAAATCGTCGAAAAGTATCAAGGCTCTCTTCGCAACGTACTGTCACTTGCGGTTGCACAGGGGATTCCTGTACCTTCATTCTCAAGTGCACTTGCGTATTATGACAGCTATCGTACAGCGACACTGCCTGCGAACCTCATTCAGGCACAGCGTGATTACTTCGGTGCCCACACGTATGAGCGAGTAGATAAAGAAGGAATTTTCCATACTGAATGGATGAAGTAA
- the zwf gene encoding glucose-6-phosphate dehydrogenase: MKTQTNYPKAVIVIFGATGDLAKRKLFPSIHQLYVNKQIGEEFAVVGVGRRDWSNEVFRSNVVKSVSSSEENQNLDDFISHFYYHSFDVNSSESYQELNKLLEQLEDTYNIPHNRMFYLAMAPEFFGTIATKLKHEGLTATDGWSRLIIEKPFGHDLPSAKELNDEIREAFTEDQIYRIDHYLGKQMVQNIEVIRFANALFEPLWNNRYISNIQITSSEFLGVEDRGRYYEKSGALRDMVQNHLLQMVALLAMEPPINLTTDEIRSEKVKAFRALRKVTKAEVDDYFVRGQYDSGTINGNVVPAYNEEQNVDKHSNTETFVAGKLLIDNFRWAGVPFFIRTGKRLAKKSTEIIVQFKDIPMNLYYGNGHSMHPNLLVIHIQPDEGITLHLNARKVDGSTFTAPIKLDYQNNNIDGMNTPEAYEKLINDCLNGDATNFTHWDEVALSWSFVDPISEAWAENKTLNPNYESGSMGPKESDALLEKEGFHWWTN, from the coding sequence TTGAAAACTCAAACAAATTATCCAAAAGCTGTTATTGTTATTTTTGGCGCAACTGGAGATTTAGCTAAACGTAAACTTTTCCCCTCTATCCATCAGCTCTATGTCAATAAACAAATTGGTGAAGAGTTTGCTGTAGTTGGAGTTGGGAGACGCGATTGGTCAAACGAAGTCTTCAGAAGCAATGTTGTTAAGTCGGTTTCATCTTCAGAAGAAAATCAAAATTTAGATGATTTCATTTCGCATTTTTACTATCATTCTTTCGATGTCAATTCTTCTGAATCATATCAGGAACTAAATAAATTGCTTGAACAACTGGAAGATACATACAACATTCCTCATAACCGAATGTTTTATCTTGCAATGGCTCCTGAATTTTTCGGTACTATCGCAACGAAATTAAAGCATGAAGGCTTAACTGCCACAGATGGTTGGTCAAGACTAATCATCGAAAAACCATTTGGCCACGATCTTCCAAGTGCAAAAGAATTGAATGATGAAATCCGCGAAGCGTTTACTGAAGATCAAATTTACAGAATTGATCATTATCTTGGTAAGCAAATGGTTCAAAATATTGAGGTAATTCGGTTTGCGAACGCGTTATTTGAACCGTTGTGGAATAACCGTTATATTTCCAACATTCAGATCACTTCGAGTGAGTTTCTCGGAGTAGAAGACCGCGGCAGATACTACGAGAAGTCCGGGGCATTGCGTGATATGGTTCAGAACCACCTTCTGCAAATGGTGGCACTACTTGCAATGGAACCGCCAATAAATTTAACTACGGATGAAATCAGAAGTGAAAAGGTAAAAGCGTTCAGAGCTCTCCGAAAAGTTACGAAGGCAGAAGTGGACGACTACTTTGTCAGAGGACAATACGATTCCGGTACAATCAATGGAAATGTTGTCCCTGCTTATAATGAGGAGCAAAATGTAGATAAGCATTCGAATACAGAAACGTTTGTTGCCGGCAAATTATTAATTGACAACTTCCGTTGGGCGGGCGTTCCTTTCTTTATCAGAACAGGTAAACGATTAGCAAAAAAATCAACGGAAATTATTGTCCAATTTAAAGATATTCCGATGAATCTTTATTATGGAAATGGCCATTCGATGCATCCGAACTTATTAGTAATTCATATTCAACCTGATGAAGGAATTACCCTTCACTTAAATGCAAGAAAAGTCGATGGATCGACCTTTACTGCCCCTATCAAACTGGACTATCAAAATAACAACATTGACGGAATGAACACACCTGAGGCTTATGAAAAGCTAATCAATGATTGTCTGAATGGGGACGCAACAAACTTTACACATTGGGATGAAGTAGCGCTTTCCTGGAGCTTTGTCGACCCTATATCTGAGGCATGGGCAGAAAATAAGACGCTCAACCCGAACTATGAATCAGGTTCAATGGGTCCTAAAGAATCGGATGCCCTTCTAGAAAAAGAAGGCTTTCATTGGTGGACAAATTAA